In the Deinococcus humi genome, one interval contains:
- a CDS encoding NAD(P)H-dependent oxidoreductase, whose translation MPHALIVHAHPEANSFCTAQMHEAAHALQARGYTVEVSDLYAIHWEAELNRHDFTLRGV comes from the coding sequence ATGCCTCATGCCCTGATTGTCCACGCCCACCCCGAGGCAAACTCGTTTTGCACCGCCCAGATGCATGAGGCCGCCCATGCGCTACAGGCCCGGGGCTACACCGTGGAAGTCAGTGACCTCTACGCCATACACTGGGAGGCAGAACTGAACCGTCACGATTTCACCCTGCGCGGCGTTTGA
- a CDS encoding phospholipase D-like domain-containing protein produces the protein MPDAVFVNTGPYPTREGNQLHLLLDGEAAFERVCTAIETASHRLWAAITFMWPTFSFPHGRGTPLDFLNQAAERGVDIQLLFWRPDDETANLRTNAFWGAPEHLERLRHLHPRISIRWDRAHPGYCQHQKLWVVDADSADPVAFLGGLNLNPHSLASPGHHGSGQNHDLYIEMHGPAVADVQHNFVQRWNEASERDQDDGSWGQGGAADLDFPIVLPTRQGEADVQIQRTIHPNRYQDGHAPVGGHPSDIAMGERTIIAQYCRAIRLARRTIYMEHQYLEVPEVVEALHGALQRGIEVTLVLPVHPDLSPAAYTAPERRAFLEARSALGEYPNFTLVGLAGQDDAGQRHGVWIHSKLMLVDDEWGTVGSANLHRFSAFGNGELNAAFWAPQTTRAFRVELFLEHLAVDTADLDDVEALRLFHHVAQENRLKLEGEQGLWQGIVVALDITRYGIEKLSKLQ, from the coding sequence ATGCCAGATGCCGTCTTCGTAAACACCGGTCCCTACCCTACCCGCGAGGGCAATCAACTTCACCTGCTCCTGGACGGTGAAGCTGCCTTCGAACGGGTATGCACCGCGATCGAGACCGCAAGCCACCGCCTCTGGGCCGCCATTACCTTCATGTGGCCCACGTTTTCCTTCCCACACGGGCGCGGCACACCCCTGGACTTCCTGAATCAGGCGGCTGAACGCGGGGTAGACATCCAACTGCTGTTCTGGCGTCCGGACGACGAAACCGCGAATCTGCGTACGAACGCCTTCTGGGGGGCGCCGGAACACCTTGAGCGCCTGAGACACCTCCATCCCAGGATCAGCATTCGCTGGGACCGGGCCCATCCTGGCTACTGCCAGCACCAGAAGCTCTGGGTGGTGGACGCCGACAGCGCTGACCCGGTGGCCTTTCTCGGTGGCCTCAATCTCAATCCACATTCCCTGGCCAGTCCTGGACATCATGGGTCAGGACAGAATCACGATCTATACATTGAAATGCATGGCCCGGCCGTAGCCGACGTGCAGCACAACTTTGTGCAACGGTGGAATGAAGCCAGCGAACGGGACCAGGATGATGGGTCCTGGGGTCAAGGTGGTGCCGCCGATCTGGATTTCCCGATCGTCTTGCCCACAAGGCAAGGGGAGGCCGATGTACAGATTCAGCGCACCATTCATCCCAATCGCTATCAAGATGGTCATGCCCCCGTGGGCGGACATCCATCTGACATTGCCATGGGCGAGCGGACGATCATCGCGCAGTACTGCCGGGCCATTCGGCTTGCTCGGCGGACGATTTATATGGAGCATCAATACCTAGAGGTGCCTGAAGTGGTTGAAGCGCTCCATGGAGCGCTTCAACGAGGCATTGAGGTCACCCTGGTGTTGCCTGTGCACCCGGATCTGTCACCCGCCGCGTACACCGCACCGGAACGCCGGGCGTTCCTCGAAGCCCGCTCCGCCCTAGGCGAATATCCCAACTTTACGCTGGTCGGCCTCGCTGGCCAGGATGATGCCGGACAGCGGCATGGAGTGTGGATTCACTCCAAGCTGATGCTCGTCGATGATGAATGGGGGACGGTCGGGTCAGCGAACCTGCACCGGTTCTCTGCATTTGGGAATGGGGAATTGAATGCAGCGTTCTGGGCGCCACAGACCACCCGGGCATTCAGGGTGGAACTGTTCTTAGAGCATCTGGCAGTAGATACAGCTGACCTGGATGACGTGGAAGCGCTGCGACTGTTCCACCACGTCGCTCAGGAGAACCGGTTGAAGCTGGAGGGGGAACAGGGTCTCTGGCAGGGCATTGTTGTGGCGCTTGATATCACCAGGTATGGGATTGAGAAGCTTAGCAAGCTCCAGTAG
- a CDS encoding carboxypeptidase-like regulatory domain-containing protein — protein MTKHSDLKISTHRSPLFSMALLVATGLVACSGGGGAGGMDMPGDPGPTIEAGFAKGLVLDGGGRPVAGAKVVVGSTVYYNANIIGTTDASGRYRLRLTPDDSWRAYASISRTFEGQIYTLDLHPEPSNTFTSADGGIQNFEWKLTGEKSGGKHGTYGAAVLATPVDDTFETDTKAQYVQLTLEPVGALIDGSAGRIITAMVQPSSNGTGVFDVPIGRYRATAKYVLPGQPAVDMLVSSESSEEWSSEYTGVFVPARSGASNTYEIRLQVKLPADQRAVN, from the coding sequence ATGACAAAGCATTCAGATTTGAAGATCAGCACGCACCGTTCACCGCTTTTCAGCATGGCTCTGTTGGTCGCCACAGGTCTGGTCGCCTGCAGCGGCGGAGGGGGTGCAGGCGGGATGGACATGCCGGGCGATCCTGGGCCGACCATTGAGGCCGGATTTGCCAAAGGCCTAGTTCTGGACGGCGGCGGTAGGCCTGTGGCTGGAGCGAAGGTTGTCGTGGGAAGTACGGTGTACTACAACGCCAACATCATCGGCACAACCGATGCCAGCGGCCGCTATCGGCTTCGCTTGACACCCGATGACTCGTGGCGGGCATACGCCTCAATCTCACGGACCTTCGAAGGTCAGATTTATACCCTAGACCTTCATCCCGAGCCCTCCAATACTTTTACCAGTGCCGACGGTGGGATCCAGAACTTCGAGTGGAAACTCACGGGTGAGAAGTCTGGAGGGAAGCATGGGACGTATGGAGCGGCTGTGCTCGCGACGCCCGTGGACGATACGTTCGAAACGGACACCAAAGCGCAGTATGTACAACTCACCCTGGAACCCGTCGGGGCCTTGATTGACGGCAGTGCGGGCAGAATTATCACCGCCATGGTGCAGCCCAGCTCAAACGGCACTGGCGTTTTCGACGTGCCAATCGGCAGATACCGTGCCACGGCAAAGTACGTCTTGCCCGGTCAGCCGGCGGTAGACATGCTTGTCAGCAGCGAGAGCTCGGAAGAGTGGAGCAGCGAATACACCGGAGTTTTTGTTCCTGCCCGTTCCGGCGCGTCTAACACCTATGAGATCCGGTTGCAGGTGAAACTGCCTGCTGACCAGCGGGCGGTCAACTGA
- a CDS encoding tetratricopeptide repeat protein: protein MALAAGHSAGATPSIEESPVLRSVRDVAVFDDVSVIEGLEDALQGLASGSRPVASAPLTLQQALTNLNRLLDSRAGMTARAKLDEVLQGRTALEASEIAAAAVLQQRSATALQALLFAHRTEPQRAAHLINMAGVADLLGLPNEALALLTAADRLGGKPRAVLLNNRGRTLLLLGRYHDAEVALREAVNLDAWLSEAKRNLALALYAQKKAQEAVRFMRAGQRRSPALAKDEADKPLAPGVPQNEDDDAASDVEYWAPSALVFDLSRARDGRLPALPFPKDVAGLPAYAVRMQALRLEYAAKVQGQTARLNALVEQRGRRAAGSGEATDGVAAARVAAIAHTIEFYRSEPTVRALWDRVDRHVHFMDPINEQLSDVLGESTLREGPEVSACGTNRRCQEEVHERHRLARCSAVRDAFDKWRAGMHELDSLTAQAFRPTYRVLTGLIGNVSDPTTYELLNLEMQRRTLTAIETDLLVPAQQGADLWTVVQASAPCGNIPELEPEVAVSLDEPGPCPVRDPYKVTLDLIVAEVSFNCEKVAVQVEGPGLILIDTFGEVEYAFQGKVTVFAGVKAGLEVGTYNVGPGAKAGCYLSVDTSGQIVDVGAKASVSDGGKVGGYGLEVEQEYPISFIVE, encoded by the coding sequence ATGGCCCTCGCTGCGGGCCACTCGGCGGGGGCCACCCCGAGCATTGAAGAGTCACCCGTGTTACGCAGCGTGCGGGACGTGGCCGTGTTCGATGACGTCAGTGTAATCGAGGGCTTGGAAGACGCCCTGCAGGGGCTTGCCTCTGGATCCCGCCCTGTTGCCTCCGCGCCCCTGACACTTCAACAGGCGCTGACGAACCTCAACAGGCTGTTGGATTCGCGCGCTGGAATGACCGCGCGGGCAAAGCTCGATGAGGTTCTCCAGGGGCGCACTGCTCTCGAGGCCAGCGAAATCGCGGCGGCTGCCGTGCTTCAGCAGCGCTCCGCTACGGCCCTACAGGCCCTGCTGTTCGCGCACCGCACCGAACCCCAACGCGCCGCACATCTCATCAACATGGCGGGCGTGGCCGACCTCCTCGGTCTCCCGAATGAAGCCCTCGCGCTCCTGACCGCCGCCGACAGGCTGGGTGGAAAGCCCAGGGCGGTCCTACTGAACAACCGGGGGCGCACGCTCCTCCTCCTGGGCCGGTATCACGATGCTGAGGTGGCGTTGCGGGAAGCGGTGAACCTCGACGCTTGGCTATCGGAAGCAAAACGCAATCTCGCCCTCGCCCTCTACGCACAGAAGAAAGCGCAGGAGGCGGTGCGCTTTATGCGAGCAGGACAACGTCGCTCACCTGCTCTTGCGAAGGATGAGGCAGACAAACCGCTGGCCCCAGGCGTTCCGCAGAACGAGGACGACGATGCGGCCAGCGACGTCGAATACTGGGCACCATCGGCCCTGGTCTTTGATCTCTCACGTGCCAGAGACGGACGGCTCCCCGCGCTTCCATTCCCCAAAGACGTCGCTGGGCTCCCTGCCTACGCCGTGAGAATGCAGGCGCTCCGCTTGGAGTATGCGGCCAAGGTACAGGGTCAAACGGCACGGCTCAACGCCCTGGTCGAGCAGCGCGGGCGGCGGGCGGCGGGCAGTGGCGAGGCGACAGATGGGGTCGCCGCGGCCCGCGTCGCCGCCATAGCGCACACGATTGAGTTCTACCGATCAGAGCCGACGGTGCGGGCCCTGTGGGACAGGGTGGACCGGCACGTGCACTTCATGGATCCCATCAACGAGCAGCTGAGCGACGTTCTTGGGGAGTCCACCCTGCGTGAAGGCCCCGAGGTGAGTGCGTGCGGCACCAACCGCCGCTGTCAGGAGGAGGTTCATGAGCGCCACCGCCTGGCGCGCTGCAGCGCGGTCAGAGACGCCTTCGACAAGTGGCGTGCGGGCATGCACGAACTCGACAGTCTCACCGCCCAGGCCTTCCGGCCCACCTACCGGGTGCTGACGGGGCTCATCGGCAACGTGAGCGACCCCACGACGTACGAACTCCTCAACCTCGAGATGCAGCGCCGCACGCTGACGGCGATTGAAACCGATCTTCTGGTTCCCGCTCAACAGGGCGCGGACCTGTGGACCGTTGTTCAGGCCAGTGCACCCTGCGGCAACATTCCAGAACTTGAACCGGAGGTCGCGGTCTCGCTTGACGAGCCTGGTCCCTGTCCGGTCCGCGATCCGTACAAGGTTACGCTCGACTTGATCGTCGCTGAAGTCAGTTTCAACTGCGAGAAGGTCGCCGTTCAGGTGGAAGGGCCGGGATTGATTCTGATCGACACTTTTGGAGAGGTCGAGTACGCGTTTCAGGGCAAGGTGACCGTGTTTGCCGGCGTGAAGGCCGGGCTGGAGGTGGGCACTTACAACGTTGGCCCGGGCGCGAAAGCGGGCTGTTACTTGAGCGTCGACACCTCCGGACAGATCGTGGATGTGGGGGCCAAAGCCTCCGTGTCCGACGGCGGAAAGGTGGGAGGGTACGGGCTGGAGGTGGAACAGGAATACCCCATCAGCTTCATCGTGGAGTGA
- a CDS encoding carboxypeptidase-like regulatory domain-containing protein yields the protein MSTPVKTLTLSLSVLFLATIGLSATANTVSGRVVDERGKPVSGVRIIIAPAMFRGTLFATSDPRSQYQSIELNPASNPYCVTAYKKVKYHDQKDCLRIAGNPESYQDALNAKAGVIRNFI from the coding sequence ATGTCAACCCCTGTTAAAACCCTTACACTCAGCCTTTCTGTACTGTTCCTGGCCACCATTGGCCTGTCCGCGACGGCCAATACAGTGAGCGGCCGCGTGGTCGATGAGCGCGGCAAGCCCGTGTCGGGGGTCAGGATCATCATTGCGCCTGCCATGTTCCGGGGCACCCTGTTTGCGACCAGCGACCCGAGGAGCCAGTACCAGTCCATTGAGCTCAACCCAGCCTCCAATCCCTACTGCGTGACGGCCTACAAGAAAGTGAAATACCACGATCAGAAGGATTGCCTGCGGATAGCTGGGAATCCGGAGTCGTATCAGGATGCTTTGAACGCGAAAGCTGGCGTGATACGGAACTTTATTTGA